A genomic stretch from Thauera sp. GDN1 includes:
- a CDS encoding SRPBCC family protein: protein MRLTRRDVLVVALSAAFAGSAWAHGPSRQKVELTVDIAAPADKVWARVANFHDMSWHPAVARTEGQGGNEIGAKRVLTLKGEGDPKIAEQLTRYNAEGKTYSYKITEVDVKVLPVSNYTSHLTVTADGEGKSRVQWRGAFYRGFPNNDPPPELNDQAAIDAVTGVYKGGLDALKAEMEK from the coding sequence ATGAGACTGACTCGCAGGGATGTACTGGTGGTGGCCTTGTCCGCCGCATTCGCCGGCAGCGCCTGGGCGCACGGGCCGAGCCGGCAGAAGGTCGAGCTGACGGTGGATATTGCCGCGCCGGCCGACAAGGTGTGGGCGCGGGTGGCGAACTTCCACGACATGTCCTGGCACCCGGCGGTGGCGCGCACCGAGGGGCAGGGCGGCAACGAGATCGGCGCCAAGCGCGTGCTGACCCTCAAGGGCGAGGGCGACCCGAAGATCGCCGAGCAGCTCACCCGCTACAACGCGGAGGGCAAGACCTACTCGTACAAGATCACCGAGGTCGACGTGAAGGTGCTGCCGGTGAGCAACTACACCTCGCACCTGACGGTGACCGCCGACGGCGAGGGCAAGTCCAGGGTGCAGTGGCGCGGCGCCTTCTACCGCGGCTTCCCGAACAACGATCCTCCGCCGGAACTCAACGACCAGGCCGCGATCGACGCGGTGACCGGGGTGTACAAGGGCGGCCTCGATGCGCTGAAGGCGGAGATGGAGAAGTGA
- a CDS encoding ABC transporter permease, giving the protein MRPAHAWLALQAVTSREVAKFVRQGGRLASALVRPLLWLVVFAAGFQNVFGVSIIPPYDTYIPYQTYIVPGLLGMVLLFNGMQSSLAMVYDREMGVMRLLLTAPLPRWYLLFCKLLAGTLLSVLQAYVFLAIAALFEVEVPFSGWLYALPVLVLSGMMLGALGLLLSVNIRQLENFAGTMNFVIFPMFFISPALYPLWKLEESGAAVIHFLASWNPFTHAVEATRFALHGQVAVQSLAIVTGCLAAFFLLAAWGYDPQRGMLKRTGKPG; this is encoded by the coding sequence ATGAGGCCCGCCCACGCCTGGCTTGCGCTGCAGGCCGTCACCAGCCGCGAGGTCGCCAAGTTCGTCCGTCAGGGCGGGCGGCTGGCCTCGGCGCTGGTGCGTCCGCTGCTGTGGCTGGTGGTGTTCGCCGCCGGCTTCCAGAACGTGTTCGGGGTGTCGATCATCCCGCCCTACGACACCTACATCCCTTACCAGACCTACATCGTGCCGGGGCTGCTGGGCATGGTGCTGCTCTTCAACGGCATGCAGTCCTCGCTCGCCATGGTGTACGACCGCGAGATGGGCGTGATGCGGCTGCTGCTCACCGCGCCGCTGCCGCGCTGGTACCTGCTGTTCTGCAAGCTGCTCGCCGGCACCCTGCTGTCGGTGCTGCAGGCCTATGTGTTCCTGGCGATCGCGGCGCTGTTCGAGGTCGAGGTGCCGTTCTCCGGCTGGCTGTACGCGCTGCCGGTGCTGGTGCTGTCGGGGATGATGCTGGGCGCGCTCGGGCTGCTGTTGTCGGTCAACATCCGCCAGCTCGAGAACTTCGCCGGCACGATGAATTTCGTCATCTTCCCGATGTTCTTCATCTCGCCCGCGCTCTATCCGCTGTGGAAGCTGGAGGAGTCCGGCGCGGCGGTGATCCACTTCCTGGCGTCCTGGAACCCCTTCACCCACGCGGTGGAGGCGACGCGCTTCGCGCTGCACGGCCAGGTGGCGGTGCAGTCGCTGGCGATCGTCACCGGCTGCCTGGCGGCCTTCTTCCTGCTCGCCGCCTGGGGCTACGACCCGCAGCGCGGCATGCTCAAACGCACCGGAAAACCGGGCTGA
- a CDS encoding amino acid ABC transporter substrate-binding protein yields the protein MNLRALTHILLAATMLLFALAAGAAEVIRFGYLELNKDPRYDEKKTFFRTLSRPFGQPFAGAEVALREARFVGQALGVSFDLVRARGADASALVAELDKLHAEGVRYFLIDAPGKVVAEVAAATRGRELLIFNVSAADDALRQAQCQAHLYHTIPNHGMQTDALAQFLVFKKWRNVLLLQGPLDDDKLIAAAFENSARRLGLKIVAKKDFLLSNDPRQRELGNVGLLTAGGDYDVVFVADSDGEFARSVPYDTVRPRPVVGAEGLVAEAWHWAWPRHGAPQLTGRFEKQAKRHMGSADWAAWIAVKAVVEAVVRTENAPFARLVAYLGGEEITIDGFKGNRLYFRDWDRQLRQPILIATHNAVIERAPIQGFLHQTNNMDTLGFDRRDSQCKP from the coding sequence ATGAACCTGCGTGCGCTGACGCACATCCTGCTGGCGGCAACGATGCTGCTCTTCGCGCTGGCAGCCGGGGCGGCCGAGGTGATCCGCTTCGGCTACCTGGAGCTGAACAAGGACCCGCGCTACGACGAGAAGAAGACCTTCTTCCGCACCCTGTCGCGTCCCTTCGGCCAACCTTTCGCCGGCGCCGAGGTGGCGCTGCGCGAGGCGCGTTTCGTCGGCCAGGCGCTGGGCGTGAGCTTCGACCTGGTGCGCGCGCGCGGCGCCGACGCTTCGGCGCTGGTGGCCGAACTCGACAAGCTGCATGCCGAAGGCGTGCGCTACTTCCTGATCGACGCCCCGGGCAAGGTGGTGGCCGAGGTCGCCGCCGCCACCCGCGGGCGCGAGCTGCTGATCTTCAACGTCTCGGCGGCGGACGATGCGCTGCGTCAGGCGCAGTGCCAGGCCCACCTGTACCACACCATCCCCAACCACGGCATGCAGACCGACGCGCTCGCCCAGTTCCTGGTGTTCAAGAAGTGGCGCAACGTGCTGCTGCTGCAGGGCCCGCTCGACGACGACAAGCTGATCGCGGCCGCCTTCGAGAACTCCGCGCGCCGGCTCGGTCTGAAGATCGTCGCGAAGAAGGACTTCCTGCTCAGCAACGACCCGCGCCAGCGCGAGCTCGGCAACGTCGGCCTGCTGACCGCGGGCGGCGACTACGACGTCGTCTTCGTCGCCGACAGCGACGGCGAGTTCGCGCGCAGCGTGCCCTACGACACCGTGCGCCCGCGCCCGGTGGTGGGCGCCGAAGGCCTGGTCGCCGAGGCCTGGCACTGGGCCTGGCCGCGCCACGGCGCACCGCAGCTCACCGGCCGCTTCGAGAAGCAGGCCAAGCGCCACATGGGCAGCGCCGACTGGGCGGCGTGGATCGCGGTCAAGGCGGTGGTCGAGGCGGTGGTGCGCACCGAGAACGCGCCCTTCGCCAGGCTGGTTGCCTACCTCGGCGGCGAGGAGATCACCATCGATGGCTTCAAGGGCAACCGCCTGTACTTCCGCGACTGGGACCGCCAGCTGCGCCAGCCGATCCTGATCGCCACCCACAACGCGGTGATCGAGCGCGCGCCGATCCAGGGCTTCCTGCACCAGACCAACAACATGGACACGCTCGGCTTCGACCGGCGCGACAGCCAGTGCAAGCCGTGA
- a CDS encoding PQQ-dependent catabolism-associated beta-propeller protein, with amino-acid sequence MTRLKTLGCAVATTLMLALPAGAALAKDTGYIFVSSENDNAVTVLDGKSFQVVKTIATGERPRDMKLSPDREQVFVIASNSERVDVIDIAKLEVVRSIDVGEDPEMFDFSHDGSRIFVSNEDDAEVSVVDVAKNAVLAKIEVGEEPEGVLVSKDGGRLYVTSEVANMVHVIDTANNQILANVVVGNRPRRFADTPDGSEVWVTNELGASVTVLDAKNNTIKETIGFEPKGFRSDDVTPVGITMTRDGKTAYVTLGRANHFAVVDVASRKVKDYVLVGNRAWGVTLNRDESMLVVVNGLSDDISIVDTKTNKVLRSVPVGRVPHTAVIDD; translated from the coding sequence ATGACCCGACTGAAGACCCTGGGCTGCGCCGTGGCCACCACCTTGATGCTCGCCCTGCCGGCCGGCGCCGCGCTGGCCAAGGACACCGGCTACATCTTCGTCAGCAGCGAGAACGATAACGCGGTCACCGTGCTCGACGGCAAGAGCTTCCAGGTCGTCAAGACCATCGCCACCGGCGAGCGCCCGCGCGACATGAAGCTTTCGCCCGACCGCGAGCAGGTCTTCGTCATCGCCAGCAACAGCGAGCGGGTCGACGTGATCGACATCGCCAAGCTCGAGGTCGTGCGCAGCATCGACGTCGGCGAAGATCCGGAGATGTTCGATTTCAGCCATGACGGTAGCAGGATCTTCGTTTCCAACGAGGACGACGCCGAGGTGTCGGTGGTGGATGTCGCCAAGAATGCGGTGCTCGCCAAGATCGAGGTCGGCGAGGAGCCCGAGGGCGTGCTGGTCAGCAAGGACGGCGGCCGGCTCTACGTGACCTCGGAAGTCGCCAACATGGTCCACGTCATCGACACCGCGAACAATCAGATCCTCGCCAACGTCGTGGTCGGCAACCGTCCGCGCCGTTTCGCCGACACCCCTGACGGCAGCGAGGTATGGGTGACCAACGAGCTCGGCGCCTCGGTGACCGTGCTCGACGCGAAGAACAACACCATCAAGGAAACCATCGGCTTCGAGCCCAAGGGTTTTCGCAGCGACGACGTGACCCCGGTGGGCATCACCATGACCCGCGACGGCAAGACCGCCTACGTCACCCTGGGCCGAGCCAACCACTTCGCGGTGGTCGATGTCGCCAGCCGCAAGGTCAAGGACTATGTCCTGGTCGGCAACCGCGCCTGGGGGGTGACGCTGAACCGCGACGAGTCGATGCTGGTGGTGGTCAACGGCCTGTCGGACGACATCTCCATCGTCGATACGAAGACCAACAAGGTGCTGCGCTCGGTGCCCGTGGGCCGCGTGCCGCACACGGCGGTGATCGACGACTGA
- a CDS encoding ABC transporter ATP-binding protein: protein MADRTAVGEVLLSVRGVRKSYGARPALKGVDLEVRAGEFVALLGPNGAGKSTLFQLLTGLFNADAGEVRVCGQDMRVAPVRALGRIGVVFQQMTLDMDLSVEANLVFHARLHGIGGAQARERIADALSRLGLAERRADRVRELSGGNRRKVELARALVHRPSVLLMDEATVGLDPASRRHLLDEVLALRASGVGVLWASHLVDEAEAADRVLVLHKGELLAEGSPAALVATSGCTTLAEAFLKLTGSGQAVEPA from the coding sequence ATGGCGGACAGGACGGCGGTCGGCGAGGTGCTGCTGTCGGTGCGCGGTGTGCGCAAGTCCTACGGCGCGCGTCCGGCGCTGAAGGGCGTGGACCTGGAGGTGCGCGCCGGCGAGTTCGTCGCCCTGCTCGGACCCAACGGCGCAGGCAAGAGCACGCTGTTCCAACTGCTTACCGGCCTGTTCAACGCCGACGCCGGCGAGGTGCGCGTGTGCGGCCAGGACATGCGCGTGGCCCCGGTGCGCGCGCTCGGCAGGATCGGCGTGGTGTTCCAGCAGATGACGCTGGACATGGATCTCAGCGTCGAGGCAAACCTGGTCTTCCATGCCCGCCTGCACGGCATCGGCGGCGCGCAGGCGCGCGAGCGCATCGCCGATGCGCTCAGTCGCCTGGGTCTGGCCGAGCGCCGCGCCGATCGTGTGCGCGAACTCTCCGGCGGCAACCGGCGCAAGGTGGAGCTGGCGCGCGCGCTGGTGCATCGGCCCTCGGTGCTGTTGATGGACGAGGCCACGGTGGGCCTGGATCCGGCCTCGCGCCGGCATCTGCTCGACGAGGTGCTGGCCTTGCGCGCGAGCGGCGTCGGCGTGCTGTGGGCCTCGCACCTGGTGGACGAGGCCGAGGCCGCCGATCGCGTGCTCGTGCTGCACAAGGGCGAGCTGCTCGCCGAGGGCTCGCCGGCCGCACTGGTGGCGACATCCGGTTGCACCACCCTGGCCGAGGCCTTCCTGAAGCTGACCGGCAGCGGCCAGGCGGTGGAGCCCGCCTGA